The following proteins are co-located in the Sandaracinaceae bacterium genome:
- a CDS encoding helix-turn-helix transcriptional regulator: protein MVRRIRIERMMSKAELARSANLSVLTIDRVEKGFGCRVDTKRKILEALGLSLADRVRVFGEEE, encoded by the coding sequence ATGGTCCGCCGCATCCGCATCGAAAGGATGATGTCCAAGGCAGAGCTGGCGCGCAGTGCGAATCTCTCGGTGTTGACGATCGATCGTGTTGAAAAAGGTTTCGGGTGCCGCGTGGATACCAAGCGGAAAATACTCGAAGCTCTAGGCCTCAGCCTCGCGGATCGAGTTCGAGTATTCGGCGAGGAGGAGTGA
- a CDS encoding LysM peptidoglycan-binding domain-containing protein: MLLEPTETSPPRAPRHAPRAEPVRGWAVAGTLAVLALAFSAIVAGTLSLASAQRQYRVRSGQTLAAIAQRHHVSVSNLAGANRLRTTARLMVGQMLVIPEEGVAYVAVGQTLSHVARENNVTAEQLARANRIDVDATLQPGQRLVLPGHEHTAAARQQYGRPRNPGVVTFFRFSSRETLRIRVLDSRGRPRRAARTQLSRLMRERQSDATHEVDERLMRLLVQVSDNFGGRKLYIISGFRTAGGYTRESSRHTQGRAVDFRVDRVANTEVRDYCRQLPDTGVGYYPNSSFVHLDTRSDSAYWVDYSRSGEAPRYRRGGAASAGGDDDGAADASEPD; encoded by the coding sequence GTGCTGCTGGAACCGACCGAGACCTCGCCCCCCCGTGCCCCCCGTCACGCGCCGCGTGCGGAGCCTGTGCGCGGCTGGGCCGTGGCCGGGACGCTCGCAGTCCTGGCGCTTGCGTTCAGCGCCATCGTCGCCGGGACCCTCTCCCTCGCGTCGGCGCAGCGGCAGTACCGAGTGCGCTCGGGCCAGACCTTGGCGGCCATCGCGCAGCGGCATCACGTGTCGGTCTCCAACCTGGCCGGCGCGAACCGGCTCCGCACCACCGCACGCCTGATGGTCGGGCAGATGCTCGTCATCCCCGAAGAGGGAGTGGCCTACGTGGCGGTCGGTCAGACCCTCTCGCACGTGGCGCGCGAGAACAACGTGACCGCCGAACAGCTCGCGCGGGCGAACCGTATCGACGTCGATGCAACGCTGCAACCGGGACAGCGGCTGGTGCTCCCCGGGCACGAACACACGGCGGCGGCGCGGCAACAGTACGGGCGCCCTCGCAACCCGGGCGTGGTCACGTTCTTCCGCTTCTCCAGCCGCGAGACGCTGCGCATCCGCGTGCTCGACAGCCGCGGCCGGCCACGGCGAGCGGCGCGCACCCAGCTCTCGCGTCTCATGCGGGAGCGCCAGTCGGACGCCACCCACGAGGTCGATGAACGCTTGATGCGCTTGCTGGTCCAGGTCAGCGACAACTTCGGCGGCCGCAAGCTCTACATCATCAGCGGCTTCCGAACGGCGGGTGGCTACACGCGGGAGTCCAGCCGCCACACGCAGGGCCGCGCGGTGGACTTCCGCGTCGACCGCGTGGCCAACACGGAGGTGCGTGACTATTGTCGCCAGCTCCCCGACACAGGCGTGGGCTACTACCCGAACAGCAGCTTCGTCCACCTCGACACGCGCTCGGACTCGGCCTACTGGGTCGACTACTCCCGCTCGGGAGAGGCCCCACGGTACCGGCGAGGTGGAGCCGCGAGCGCAGGCGGGGACGACGACGGCGCGGCAGACGCTTCCGAGCCAGACTGA
- a CDS encoding sigma-54-dependent Fis family transcriptional regulator, giving the protein MDEGVSEAWLVARGPLAEGRWSGLAKAEALLIDGRLGEGLHALEGGPERERGTSELRATWLLRLGSVNESHEIVEGLPMFVGGVGVPTVHARVRAALTAQRTGDIDEALLQLEQGAAWCRGHATPHGARRLEAHEAMVRLSRRRVGDRRRARDVCHSLPHGAVRDALAAWLDVLEGAALDRMVTCAEALPQRVLGAELLRAAAVLAREQAPSSRADVEERLVRRLEELGLTLPVRLRAGLFAGLGPTTSGARSGLLSPDAPSPARERLARLFQTLTRLARERELPRLLERITDGAVDLTGAERGMVLLAREDGIAASAQSPVPSDAVSDPLFSRSIALSVIQDGRPIITVDAQNDARLRSFESVHHLALTSVACVPIRGRAGVLGALYLEHRMWRARFDADDMDLLLAFADQAAVALETHDALRTLESQRDELRVHRDALEATRAALEDALERQGAELADTRRTLARVADPARHGFEELGIVGSSPALRHALALVDRVRDTDLPVVFRGESGTGKELFARALHASGPRRTAPFIAVGCGALTESLLESELFGHVRGAFTGAERARDGVFVRASGGTLFLDELEDMPAKMQVDLLRVLQERSVRPLGADHDVTVDVRIVCAARRPLRECVAEGRFREDLFYRLQVVEVVVPPLRERVTDLPQLTAHLLGRLRKVHGGERRRLSPAALSLLARSELPGNVRQLEHLLASASLLADGDVLDAPLFEALLRTPGNAGGARDEPPSQALRGDVVGAAGADAPPFGAAVAPPATEADWKALERERILVALEVSGWNRARAALDLGMPRRTFYRRLKEHGIL; this is encoded by the coding sequence ATGGACGAAGGCGTCAGCGAAGCCTGGTTGGTGGCTCGGGGACCGTTGGCCGAGGGGCGGTGGAGCGGTCTGGCGAAGGCCGAGGCCCTCCTGATCGATGGGCGGCTGGGGGAAGGGCTGCATGCGCTGGAGGGTGGGCCCGAGCGCGAGCGGGGGACCTCCGAGCTGCGGGCAACATGGCTGCTGCGGCTCGGGTCCGTCAACGAGTCTCACGAAATTGTCGAAGGATTACCGATGTTTGTCGGTGGTGTCGGTGTGCCGACGGTGCACGCGAGGGTTCGCGCAGCCCTCACGGCGCAACGCACGGGGGACATCGACGAGGCGCTCTTGCAGCTCGAGCAGGGGGCCGCCTGGTGCCGTGGCCACGCCACCCCCCACGGGGCGCGCAGGCTCGAGGCGCACGAGGCGATGGTGCGCCTGTCACGACGTCGGGTCGGGGATCGGCGCCGAGCGCGTGACGTGTGCCACTCATTGCCGCATGGTGCCGTCCGTGACGCCCTGGCCGCCTGGCTCGACGTCTTGGAGGGGGCCGCGCTCGACCGCATGGTGACCTGCGCCGAGGCGCTGCCCCAGCGGGTCCTCGGCGCCGAGCTGTTGAGGGCCGCCGCGGTCCTCGCGCGTGAACAGGCCCCGAGCTCACGGGCGGACGTGGAGGAGCGCTTGGTACGCCGGCTGGAAGAGCTCGGCCTCACCCTCCCGGTCCGACTCCGCGCTGGGTTGTTCGCGGGGCTTGGACCCACCACCTCGGGCGCGCGTTCGGGCTTGCTCTCTCCTGACGCCCCCAGCCCCGCCCGAGAGCGGTTGGCGAGGCTCTTTCAGACCCTGACCCGCTTGGCGCGCGAGCGAGAGCTGCCGCGTCTCCTCGAGCGCATCACGGACGGAGCGGTAGACCTGACGGGCGCCGAGCGCGGCATGGTGCTGCTCGCGAGAGAAGACGGCATCGCCGCCTCGGCGCAGAGCCCGGTGCCTTCGGACGCGGTGTCGGATCCGTTGTTCAGCCGCAGCATTGCGCTCTCGGTCATTCAGGACGGTCGGCCCATCATCACCGTGGACGCGCAGAACGACGCACGCCTGAGGTCGTTCGAGAGCGTGCATCACCTCGCGCTCACGAGCGTGGCGTGCGTGCCCATCCGTGGCCGCGCCGGGGTGCTTGGAGCCCTCTACCTGGAGCACCGCATGTGGCGCGCCCGCTTCGACGCCGACGACATGGACCTGCTCTTGGCGTTCGCCGACCAGGCCGCGGTCGCGCTCGAGACGCACGACGCGCTCCGGACGCTCGAGTCGCAACGTGACGAGCTGCGTGTCCACCGGGACGCGCTCGAGGCGACCCGGGCCGCGCTCGAGGATGCGCTCGAGCGTCAGGGCGCGGAGCTGGCCGACACGCGGCGCACGCTGGCGCGTGTCGCCGATCCTGCACGCCACGGTTTCGAAGAGCTCGGCATCGTGGGGAGCAGTCCCGCGTTGCGGCATGCGCTCGCGCTCGTGGACCGCGTCCGGGACACGGATCTCCCCGTGGTGTTTCGCGGCGAGAGCGGCACGGGCAAGGAGCTCTTCGCCCGCGCGTTGCACGCGAGCGGACCCCGTCGAACGGCGCCCTTCATCGCGGTGGGCTGCGGCGCGCTCACCGAGTCGCTGCTGGAGAGCGAGCTGTTCGGGCACGTTCGCGGCGCGTTCACGGGCGCGGAGCGGGCCCGCGACGGCGTGTTCGTGCGGGCGTCTGGGGGGACGCTCTTCCTCGACGAGCTCGAGGACATGCCTGCGAAGATGCAAGTCGACCTGCTGCGCGTTCTCCAGGAGCGAAGCGTGCGACCGTTGGGTGCGGACCACGACGTGACGGTGGACGTGCGCATCGTCTGCGCCGCGCGTCGACCACTCCGTGAGTGCGTGGCTGAGGGGCGGTTCCGCGAAGACCTGTTCTACCGTTTGCAGGTGGTGGAGGTCGTCGTGCCGCCTCTCCGCGAGCGCGTGACGGATCTGCCACAGCTCACGGCGCACCTCCTCGGTCGGCTGCGGAAGGTGCATGGCGGCGAGCGCCGCCGCCTCTCCCCCGCCGCCCTTTCGCTGCTCGCGCGTTCCGAGCTCCCGGGCAACGTGCGGCAGCTCGAGCACCTGCTGGCCAGCGCCAGCCTGCTCGCGGATGGCGACGTGCTGGACGCCCCCTTGTTCGAGGCGCTCCTGCGCACACCGGGCAACGCGGGCGGCGCGCGTGACGAGCCACCCTCACAGGCGCTCCGCGGCGATGTCGTCGGAGCCGCAGGAGCCGACGCACCGCCGTTCGGCGCGGCAGTCGCGCCGCCCGCCACGGAGGCGGACTGGAAGGCCCTCGAGCGGGAGCGGATCCTGGTTGCGCTGGAGGTCAGCGGGTGGAACCGCGCGCGGGCGGCGCTCGACCTGGGCATGCCGCGTCGGACATTCTACCGGCGCCTGAAAGAGCATGGCATCCTCTGA
- a CDS encoding LD-carboxypeptidase, translating to MTPPLLEPPPLSIGDHVALIAPSGAFDRAAFLRGVARLEALGYRCRYDEGIFERVGYCAGDDARRADEVERALADPEVRWLVAARGGFGATRLLPRLSVDAVRRAGKGLVGFSDVTALHALWARAGVASVHGTMVAKLDALPPDALARWAGALAGASPAPFTQLTPLVHGHAEGPLRGGNLAVLAALAGTPYAPPLDDAVLFLEDVGERPYRVDRMLTTLRQAGWFARLRGVVFGAFTEAPAGPDGVETRDVLREHAEALGLPAACDAPVGHVNDNRELWLGRRVTLDATSGTLRWLPVP from the coding sequence ATGACGCCGCCCCTCCTGGAGCCCCCGCCCCTCTCCATCGGGGACCATGTCGCCCTGATCGCGCCCAGCGGAGCATTCGATCGCGCGGCGTTCTTGCGGGGAGTCGCGCGGCTCGAGGCGTTGGGGTATCGGTGTCGCTACGACGAGGGCATCTTCGAGCGCGTTGGCTACTGCGCAGGCGACGACGCGCGGCGCGCCGACGAAGTCGAACGCGCGCTGGCAGACCCCGAGGTACGCTGGCTGGTGGCTGCCCGTGGTGGCTTCGGCGCCACACGCCTCCTACCCCGGCTGTCGGTCGACGCGGTTCGTCGAGCCGGCAAGGGGCTCGTCGGCTTCAGCGACGTGACGGCGCTGCACGCGCTGTGGGCACGCGCTGGTGTGGCGTCGGTCCACGGCACCATGGTGGCGAAGCTCGACGCCCTCCCGCCCGACGCGCTCGCGCGGTGGGCAGGAGCGCTCGCCGGCGCGTCTCCCGCCCCGTTCACGCAGCTCACGCCGCTGGTTCACGGGCACGCGGAGGGCCCGCTGCGCGGCGGCAACCTCGCCGTGCTCGCCGCGCTGGCCGGGACCCCCTACGCGCCGCCGCTCGACGACGCCGTCCTCTTCTTGGAAGACGTCGGCGAGCGCCCCTATCGCGTCGACCGCATGCTCACGACGCTCCGCCAGGCGGGGTGGTTCGCGCGGCTCCGCGGGGTGGTGTTCGGCGCCTTCACCGAAGCTCCGGCGGGCCCCGATGGCGTCGAGACACGGGACGTGCTGCGCGAGCACGCCGAAGCGCTCGGGCTCCCCGCCGCCTGCGACGCGCCCGTGGGCCACGTGAACGACAACCGCGAGCTGTGGCTGGGTCGACGCGTCACGCTGGACGCGACGTCGGGCACCCTGCGCTGGCTCCCCGTCCCCTGA